Genomic DNA from Prunus dulcis unplaced genomic scaffold, ALMONDv2, whole genome shotgun sequence:
TATGGAAAACATGATTAGGCAAGCCTTTGTTCAGGGGATCTGCAATATTGAAATCTGTTCCAATATGATCTAAGGCCGTATAACCATCTCGGATCTTTTCCTTGGCTGATAAAAACTTTAACTGTAGGTGTCTTAATCCTCCTGACCTCTTATTTCCTTTTGCAAAATAAACTGCAGCACTGTTGTCATTCCACAATTGGATTGGCCTTTGTATAGAATCCACAACTTTTAACATTGACATAAAATTTTTAAGCCACATGGCTATTGAGGTTGCTTCATAAATTGCTAAAAACTCAGCCTGCATGGTTGAGGTTGATATGTATTGTTGTTTGACACTTCTCCAAGCCACTGCTCCTCCTGCAAACAAAAACACCACACATGATGTACTTTTTGGTGTATCCAAACAGCCAGCAAAATCTGCATCTGCATATCCTTCTAGTTTCAATTCTTCAACTCTTCGATAGATTAGCTTATATTCTTTAGTTCTTTGCAAATACCTCAAAACTTTCTTGCCTGCTATCCAATGTGCCTGACCCTGATTGGATTGAAATCTTCCAAGAACACTAATGCTGAAAGCAAGGTCTGGCCTTGTGCAAACTTGAGCATACATCAAGCTTCCAACAAGTGAGGCATAGGGCTTGTCCTGCATCTCCAACTTCTCTTGCTCAGTTTTGGGAGATTGTTCACTGCTCAATTTATCACCCTTTGAGAATGGAACATCACAACCTGTGCAGTTTTCCATGTTGAACCTTTTCAGTATCCTTTCTATATATCCCTTCTGTGATAGACTAAGTAAccctctttctctatctcGGCTAATTTCAATTCCTAAAACATAGTTTGCTTCTCCCAAATCAGTCATCTGAAAATGGTTTGATAGCATTCTCTTAGTGTCATGTAATAGTGACAGATTACTGCTTGCTAAGAGaatgtcatcaacatacaGCAGCATGAAAATGTAATGTCTCCCTTGAAATTTTTGGTAAATGCACTCATCTAAAGGATTGTCAATGAAACCTTGACACTTCACCACTTCATCAAACTTCAAGTACCACTGCCTAGAAGCCTGTTTTAATCCGTATATTGATTTTTGTAACCTGCAAACCAAATCTTCTTCCCCTTTTTGAATGAAACCATCCGGTTATTTCATGTAGATTTCTTCAATAAGGTTTCCATTCAAAAATGCAGTTTGAACATCCATTTGATGAAGGTGAAGATCAAAATGTGCCACTAATGCCATTATAACCCTTAAGGAATCTTTGGTTGACACAGGTGAGAAAGTCTCATTGTAATCTACTCCTTCTTGTTGTGTGAACCCTTTTGCTACTAGTCGTGACTTGTATCTGTCTATTTGTccctttgagtttcttttggtCTTGTAAACCCACTTGCATCCTATTGGTTTACATCCTTGAGGTAAATCAACAAGTTTCCATACACCGTTCTTGCTCATTGACTGGAGTTCAGACTCCATTGCTTCTATCCACTTATCACAGTTGTCACTTTGAATGGCCTGCTTATAAGACAGAGGATCTTCTGTGGTATTGATGTCATGTTCTGACTCTTGCAAGTATACGAAAAAATCATTGGACAGTGCAGGTCTCTTAGTTCTTTGTGATCTTCTCAATTCTAAGTTGTGAGGCTGAGGTTCTTGTTGCTCTATCTGCATGTCTTCTAGTGCAATTTGTGGAACTTCAGTTGTTAGATCATGATTTGGTGAGACTTGCTTGTCATTCAAATAAGTGAATGGTAAGATGGTTATATCTCTCagcatattttccttttcagcaGGTTCCttgttttccaaaatttcatcaaaatcaaagttttcCTCAGTGTCTGATTCAATTTCATCTTCAATAAAAATAGCTCTTTGAGTTTCCATGAATCTTGTGCTGTTGTTGGGACAATAGAACCTGCACCCCTTTGTTCTATCCGGATATCCATTGAAAAAACAGCTCAATGTCTTGGAATCTAGTTTCCTTTCCATTGGATTGTAGAACTTTGCCTCTGCCTTACTTCCCCATATTTTAAGATGTGAGAGACTAGGCTTTCTATTGCACCATGTTTCATAAGGAATTTTGTCTGCACTTTTGGTAGGAATTCGGTTTAGCAAATAATTTGCAGTTTTTAAAGCCTCTTcccaaagaaattttggaagCTTTGTGCAGCACATTAGGCTCCTAATCATCTCAATCAAGGTCCTATTTCGTCTCTCTGctactcctttttttttttgtggtgtGCCTGGGTTAGTGTATTGAGCCACTATACCTTCTTCTTGTAGAAATTTGGCAAAAGGTCCAGGGTTCCTTCCTCTCTCATCAAATTTACCATAAAATTCTCCTCCTCTATCTGACCTTACTACTTTGATTTTTGAATCCAACTGGTTTTCCACTTCTGCTTTATAGACTTTGAACATGTCCAGTGCATTGGATTTTTCAGATATTAAGTACACATAACCATATCGAGAGTAATCATCTGTGAAGGTTATGAAATACTTCAAACCATCATGTGTTTGAGTGGGAAAAGGACCACAAATGTCTGTACGTATGATTTCCAGCACTTTTTCACTTCTTGTAGcacctttctttctcaaatttgTCAATTTCCCTTTAACACATTCTATGCAAACATTGTCTTTGTCATGGTGGTTAAGTGGTGGCAACAGATTTTCTTTGTTAAGCAAATTCATTCTTTCAGCTGAGACATGTCCTAGTCTCTTGTGCCAAAGTTTATaagattcttctttttctgcttttcttttagtgctTATCACATTGATGCTTAGATTTCCAGTGCTGGGATTTGGTTTCTTGCAGTTTAATCGAAACATTCCATCATTTAGAAAACCATTGCCAATCATAActttatttctgaaaatggAGAATCCAGACTCATCAAACTCAAACTGTAAGTTTGATTTTACAAGCTTACTAACTGAAATAAGATTCCTTTTCATAGAAGGAATATAAACTACATCTACTAACTCCAAAATAAAACCAGACTCCAACTCGATCCTAGCTAATCCAATGTACTCCACCTTGACTCTTTCTCCATTTCCTACGAACACCTTCATCTCAGCCTTGCTTGGCAGCCTCTTTGTTTTGAACCCCTGCAAGGAATTAGCCACATGAACTGATGCACCACTATCTAACCACCATGAATCTGAAGAAATCTCAATTGCATtagactcaaaacaaacatgtacTTGATTCTTACCTTTAGCCTTTTGCTTATCCAACCAACGCTTGTACTGTCACAATTCCTCTTCATATGACCAAACTTCTTGCAGAAGTAACACTTGAGTCCTTCTGGTTTCAGTCCTTTCGTCTCATTTTCTTCcttgtttttatttccaaCGATTTTGCTTTTTCCAAAATCCCTTCTGAAGCTGTTTTGAaccatattaattttttcttcaccCTTatctttcttcatattttgttcttcctGCACACAAATGCTTATGAGGTCAGTTACTGTCCACTTCTCCTTTTGAGCTACATATGTGCTTCTAAGATGCTTGAAAGTACTAGGCAGAGAGTTTATAGCAAAATGCACCATCATAGTTTCATCCACATTGACTTTGAGTGCCTTCAGTTTGTTCCCAATTTCCAGCATGTTCAGTATGTGTGTTCTCACACATCTTTCCCCATTGTATTTTGTATCAGTAAGCTGTCCCATTAGAGTTCCAATCTCAGCCTTTTCTGATTCCTGAAACTTCTCCCCAATAGAATCAATAAACTTCTTGGCATTATCACATGATGTAATGCTTCCCTTGACAGATGGTGAAATTGACCTTCTCATGATTAGAATAGCCATTTTGTTTGCCTTAACCCATTTGGcatattttgcttttgctCCAGCAGATGCATCTGCATCAGGTACTGCAGGAGCATCTACTTCAATAGCCATCTCATAGTCCAGCAGACCTACAGCAATTTCCACATCTTCCCTCCATTTGGTGTAGTTGGAGCCAACGAGAGTTTCAATCGAGTTGTGATTAACTGAAAAAACACatagtatatatatgtttaaaaactgaaaaccccATAACTTTAAAACATGATCGATTCTCACCTTTAGgtgaagaaatcaaaacatGTTTATCAACACTAAGACATGAAAATCACATAAGCTTCCTGTACAAGAAAGGTTCCACATCTTTGGACAGAAGAACAACCTTGATAGCCTACGTGTTTCATCTCTTATGCTGTTCTGCTGAAAATAATTGCACGATAAATCATTCACATCTTTGGATAGTGAATCATTCATTATGCCTTTATTTTCAACACAAGTTTGATCATAAAACTTTGAATGTACAGATCTTGTTGTGTCTGAGTTGCTTTGGCTTGCTCGGAGCACGGCAAGAACTATACAAAACTTTGATCAATTTCTGTTTGTCACAGCAAGGTGTTAAGTTTAACTCTTGCTATGTCAAGTTTCTTTAACCTTGAAAACTTAATTATCcttcaattttcaagttcTAAAAGCTGCAACAAAATTGGTTAGGTAGAAGATAAAATAActtatgctctgataccacatgTAAACTTTCTAAGCTATTATAACTTGAACACTAACCTTTTTCTGCCATTGAAGTCTTTTATCGAACACTTGGGAGACAACTCTTCTCTAAGATAACCGACTGCCTTATTCTCAGATTCCAGATGGGGTGAATTACTTGATGAGATTTAAAGTCTCATGCAAGGAGAAATCTGGTgttgtattcttttttttcttttttctttttttgtgagTTTCATTAGATCTGGTGTGTTTATGATTTCTGGTCTACCTCGCATTAGATTGTTTAGGGTTATTTTTATGTCGAGCCATCTGAGAATATGAAAGGAAAAATCGAATATTTTTTAGCAGAAAAGTAAGAATTGTTTAAacaaatttatgtttttttttccttattgtCTACTGTGTATGTGACTTGATAGAGAACCggttcaaacaaaaaaactggAAAATTGGACCGGATCGGAAATAACCAGTTCGACTTGATCCGGTTTCTCTcctatttttttcaaaaatcgAACAGGACCTGACCGGATGAATAGTACTGGTTTCGGTTTTGGTGTGAGCTGCGAATCGGACCGCGCCCACCCTTAGTTTGATGGTTCTCGAAACAGGGACTCCAAAATGAATCCAATGGTTGGGAAAGGAGTATACTTGATTAATTTACATGGAGGTAGGCTTTGCATTGACGGTGggctaattttttatttacataGATTTGGCTTGTATAATTAAGCCCCTTAACCCTATTCTCTAAACATAGCACTGGGCTGGAGCCCATCTCAACCTAAACCTAAACGCAGTTCTGCCATTGCCCACACCCAGAATAACCACAGCCCTGAcagacaaagaaaagaaaaatctttgTAGACAGTGATTTATCATGACAAAATTTCATTGAACCCTCTAAAGAATTTGGAACCATTAAAGGGTCCAAACTTCAGCTGTAATCGTTGTATGGGAAACATAGTTCTTACATGGGGCTTAAATAAGAATGTTGCTTTACGCTTGGGGTTAAGTAAGAATGAATGATgtcttataaattataatgaaGTTGTCTTCATCTCTCTATTTATTCTCACATTTTGCAGTTTATTGTGGTTTCACTGAAAGAAGGCATGTTCAACAATGCCAATGTCCTTTTCCGGACCAAATTTGTGGATGAAGTTTCAACTGTTCAAGGGACCGTTGGAACTAAGGAGAAATAGtaattttggttatttttggaaaataatGCAAACTCGGTACCTCTCGAGCCTCCTTACTACCATATAGTCTTTCTGCTGTATTCTTTTTCATgttcattttcacttttgtaGTTCTTGTAATGgatacaagaaagaaaaaagttgcGTTTTGGTAGTCTTATTCAATCCCAAAGTCACCTTGCttacttttttctgttttgtttcaggTGTTTACAACTTGGACCTTTCTGGTGGGAAAACATCTTGTTTTTCTGCTTTTGTAATGTTAATTATGAGAAAATCTGAGCTTTATATGACATCATTTTTAGGATCCTGACAAGTCTTTGTTGTGGCGGCGCTCGAAAAATATGCAACATGTCTTGTACGTGAATGTCCCCAAAATCTGAAGTTATTATAACAAAATGCATATCTTGGGAAGGGAAGGAGGGGGATTGAAAATACTTGTAATCACCTCATTaggattgaatccgtcagtggcaaatcccaatctaacatttcagggatcagcagcaaactcggggaacgttcgatcgaactctttccatgccttcccatctgcaggatgccgcatcacatcgtcgtctacccgttttttcttatgccatctcatgtctgtggcagtatgtgctgacatatacaatcgctgcaacctaggtttcaggggcagataacgcatgaaTTTTTGTGGAATCTTAGTCATTCTATTatgagatgtcattttgaacctcgactccttgcatatagggcatgtatcgAATGTTACATactctttgtagaataagatgcaattgtttttgcaagtGTGAATTATTtaataacccaatccaagaacATTCAACACCTTTTGCGCGTGTCTATGGTCTTTCGACAAacaatactttatttttctatgcattagctccacaatggccgtgagaacagaaaagcattctcttggttggcattttttaacagtttttcatattgttcaaactcTGCACTGTCCATTGGTGTAGGCGCGTCATCTTTCCCTTCCATGACTTGTttattaggatccacaataggttcaacattgtccactcttgtGGCCCTTGAAGAAGAATCATTGTCTAATTGTTCCCCATGATGGTTCCAAGtgctatatgtctcaatcattccattccttactataTGTCTCCCATAACGTATTGTTATAGCTTTTACAAGGACACCAGATTCTggttgcacccgggttgtgtgTACGTGCAAagtcaataaaatcctcgattccatccaagtatttgTCTGCACATCTATTCAGGTTCTATATCCACCTCCTGCTCAtaattccatccaagtatttgTCTGCACATCTATTCAGGTTCTATATCCACCtcctgctcataattcctagAACAGCAATCAtaacacaacaatcacaacaacttcttacaaaatcataatgtcaccttatgcctccggtaagggccctatcacattcgggaatgcatagtcatGTCACATAATTTACGGCTACAtaagattagatttcgacgtggatgaatttcggcagcatctcgatacaATTCTTGAGGTGTACCGTAGgtataaaatacatatgtaccacccgaagaatgtacagagatgacaccgaaatctccacaaccAAAACCTAGTCTCGTAGTCGTAAATTACGTGACATGACTATGCATtcccaaactgtccaaataatgggacaattcaagaactAATTGGACAGCAGTCATGCTTTCGCATATATGCAcaaaatccaactaatctcgaatgAGAAACTAAGCCCTATAGACAACGACATTAATGGCATTAgtatgaatttaaattaatacttttaaactaacgacaaaaaatacttacccAATTAGCTTAACGAATTCCTAGCacagagagaggaagaggaagaggcagAGGCAATCTGCAATTTTTTGGTAGATTGTCTCTGCAATAGCTGAATATAGATTATATTTCACGAAGGATTTTGCCTGACGAAAGGGGTTTTGTCACACAAACTTGCATCGTGCAAAAGTTAACATTCATCGCGCTGGTACACTTTTCGTCGCACTGGTACGTGTCAACATCCTACTTTACTTGACGAGAAAACTTTCGTCGATCTAATGCTCCTTTTTCATCACGCAAATTACACTTTTCGTCGCCTTATTACGTGCCGAAATCCTACTTTACGCGATGAAaaaactttcgtcgcgcaacaaATTGTCGTTGCGCAAATACTCCTTTTTTGTCACGCAAGTTTTTGGCcccaaataaaatatcccACATTTTCTTGCGTGACACACAACTTAACACTAATTTAACTCTGTTAACTCTTCAGCAATTTGATAGTACCCACCCCGGATTCTCCCTCGGAATCCGTGATAAGCCCTGCTTCTTGTCCGACATCTAACCGATGCTAGACCCACTTTGCTAACAAGCCATTTAGCCCTAATTTGAACTTATAAAGACTTCAACTTCGACtcctaccaaaattttggcaaagtCTCCCCTATATTTGGAACATTTCTCAAATTACAGCACCTGTAAACAAGTACAGAAATAACCCCAATTTGCAGCATGCGTGCATTGTTGTGCTAAGTTTTCTTTCCCCATAATATCTGTCGTCGCTTAAGTTTTTGGCGTCAAATAATATCACCCCGCTTTTTCCGTGCAAACTTTAAGTGAAGATATTGCATATTGTCGCGCTAAATTTTCTTTCGCGACGATACATTTCGTCGCACAAGTTTTTGGCGCCAAATAAAATAACCCCGCGTTTTTCCAACTAACTTTACGCGACGATAACCAGTGCAGTCGCACTAAGTAATCTTGCGCGATGATATGTGTCATCGTGCAAGTTTAGCTATCGTTTGTGATACGTATGCGTTTTTCGTCATGCAAGGATTTCTTGTGCCACGAATAAttgtttgtcgcgcaaaatatcgtcgcgcaaagggtAAAACGTAGTAGTGTAACCAATCCCGACAACTTGGTGTGCTTATAACACCTAGGATAAAGAGGTTTTTCTACTTCTTCCACAAACTTCCTAAATTCATCTGGGTTTTCAGTAAAGTGTTCATGTGCACCTTCGCACATATCAATTGTATCATCGACTACGTCATGTTCAAGACATGGTTCTTGATTTACACTTTCACTTCCATTCGATTCAATAGGTTGCTCATGCCATATCCAATCCTTATAGGTTTGGTCAAAACCCCATTGAAATACAAATGCTCCCTTATTACTCTAATAGTAAACTTTCTTGTATTTCCACATCTCTGGCATGGACAATAAATGCGCCTATGATCAATAGCATTTGCTAATGCTATCCTTAGAAATTCTTCAACCCCATCTTCATACTCTTTGCTTCTTCTATATTCATGCTTTTAAGATTTATCCATATCCCTTTAACCAGTCCATTtcataaacacaaaaaatattataaaaaactTGAGTCCACATTTCAAATAATAAGGGGAGCTGCCTATTATATGATCTGAAGTTGCTTGAGATATGAGTAGCAAGGTATACTCGGTCATTTCtttaatattgtaaataaaaaacaaatatggccAAACAATGTAATAATTGAATCCTAACTAAATGAGCTCGTTTCCAAAAAATTGCTCACATTTTAATGATGCATATTCAGTTTGTCCTATAACTAGCATTTAGAGTACTTCAcagacca
This window encodes:
- the LOC117613116 gene encoding uncharacterized protein LOC117613116 → MAEKVNHNSIETLVGSNYTKWREDVEIAVGLLDYEMAIEVDAPAVPDADASAGAKAKYAKWVKANKMAILIMRRSISPSVKGSITSCDNAKKFIDSIGEKFQESEKAEIGTLMGQLTDTKYNGERCVRTHILNMLEIGNKLKALKVNVDETMMVHFAINSLPRRTKYEER